In Anopheles bellator chromosome 2, idAnoBellAS_SP24_06.2, whole genome shotgun sequence, the genomic stretch GGTTTATCGCTGTGCTCGTGTCGGCGCGCGTATCGAGAAGATACTCGTGCGTAAGTAGGAGGAGATAAACGTATTGGACGAACGGGGGACTGAGAGGGAAAGTGAACGAAAGCGAACGTTGGCCTTGGCAAGAATGATGAAATTTGTTACCTCGGACAACAGTTCGatggcatcgtcgtcgttgcggcACGCAGAACAATACGACAATTGTTCGGAGCTGCTCATCGAGTCAGGTGCGTTGACcggtcgatcggatcggaggcAGTCGGCCGCGGTGTAGTCCTCCAtcttgatttcaattttcgatgCTACAGATGCCACCCCGCTGAAGGAGTTGGATCCGGCCATTTTGAGCTGCGGACTGCCGGCCATTGtgttcggtggtggcgcggcCGAGCTGGACCGTGCGTCGTCGGCCCCGACCATCGTACGGTACACGTTTGCCCAGCTGCTGGCGTTCCGGAAGATACCGCTGTCGCACCGTCGGCCGGTCGCCATCGATGATCCGCGCACGGGACAGTATCCGATCTGGCAGCGCAACGGATTCAGGCGAGCGACCGGAAGCGACGATGAGCTGTACCACGGTGGCTCCGGTGCCGGACGCAAACCGAACGACCGTCATCGGGACAATGGCTTCAATCCGCCAAGGTGAGCCCGCTTTCGTTGTCAACTGAATCTAGCAACCGGTTTCATCGTAGCCTACTGTTTCGGTGTTTTGCATCTAGATTTCGACGTAATCATGAATTTAGCAACCGGAACCATCACGTAATTGTGAAGAGCTACAGTGCCGGCGACAGCCACCAGGTACGTTTGCAGGATACGGTTATCGAGGAGGAACCGGAATGGGTCGTCGCTGGGCCGACGTCTCGGCTCGATACGATCGAGTTGCGTGGTTTCGATGACGATATGACGCGCTCTGTTACGGACACGATCAAGTCTTCACCGAcggctgctgcggtggcggcggcgggtccTAGCCGGTCTCAGTCGTTTTACGATGCTCTTATGCATTACGAGCATGTGCATCCGAAGCACGGTGGTAAGCACGATACATCCGGCAGTGGCGATGGTGAGAGTGTGTCCAACCCGAGCAGTTCGTCTCCGCCGGCTCGCAGCACGCCCACGAAGCATGTGACCGAcatgaacaacaacagccacgCCGGTGCACGAAAGGGCGGGTTGGCTAGTGGCAAGGGTGGTACTGCGGGTTGCGGATCCGGGCCCagcggatcgtcgtcgtcttcggccgGCGTGAACGTTTCCAATTTTGAGGAATTCATGAAGTTCGATTCGATCCTGGGTGATTCCGGTGATGCGGACAGTTCGCGGTTTAGTAAATACTTCCGCCGCGGTGGAGCTTCAGGAGCAGGCGATTCTGGTcatccgcatcatcatcgccatcaccatcCGGTGCACGGTCAGCATCAGCATTCGTCGTCGCAACATGTACGTTTTGCACTGGATCGTAACACGCAACACCACTATCAGCGTCAGCCAGGGTCCGGTCGCCTGTCGATGGCTTCTTTGCAGAATCTTCCGCCTGGTGGTGGTATGGAGCGCAGCTCGCTGCCGTACGACGCACAGGTATCCGGAGCCCACACCGCCAACACCGAGGAGGGTGGTTCGAAATCGTTCCAGCATTTGGTCGACATGATTGCCGCCCAAAATCAGCGtatgcagcaacagcagcagcaacagtactTGCTGCAACTGCTGCAAAACAGTCAGCAAACGGAGTCACTGCGTCAGatgttgatgaaaaattcgcGCGAGGTTGGTGTCCCGGCACCACCGAAAGGACGCGCCCagtccggtggcggcgctcAGCACCAGGGACCGGGGCGTGTACCGACCCAGCGTGAGCTTCAGCTCCACACGCAGTCCATCATGAAGAACGCATTGTTGCGCAAGAAGATCGTCGAACAGAGTCGGCTCA encodes the following:
- the LOC131209519 gene encoding protein cup translates to MMKFVTSDNSSMASSSLRHAEQYDNCSELLIESDATPLKELDPAILSCGLPAIVFGGGAAELDRASSAPTIVRYTFAQLLAFRKIPLSHRRPVAIDDPRTGQYPIWQRNGFRRATGSDDELYHGGSGAGRKPNDRHRDNGFNPPRFRRNHEFSNRNHHVIVKSYSAGDSHQVRLQDTVIEEEPEWVVAGPTSRLDTIELRGFDDDMTRSVTDTIKSSPTAAAVAAAGPSRSQSFYDALMHYEHVHPKHGGKHDTSGSGDGESVSNPSSSSPPARSTPTKHVTDMNNNSHAGARKGGLASGKGGTAGCGSGPSGSSSSSAGVNVSNFEEFMKFDSILGDSGDADSSRFSKYFRRGGASGAGDSGHPHHHRHHHPVHGQHQHSSSQHVRFALDRNTQHHYQRQPGSGRLSMASLQNLPPGGGMERSSLPYDAQVSGAHTANTEEGGSKSFQHLVDMIAAQNQRMQQQQQQQYLLQLLQNSQQTESLRQMLMKNSREVGVPAPPKGRAQSGGGAQHQGPGRVPTQRELQLHTQSIMKNALLRKKIVEQSRLILEQQEPIPAVQQLIRSICPNVQRSLAVLAAGSGSSSQQQQQQQQFSSDPGYGAPFGSGKRGQTRASNRRY